In Flavobacteriales bacterium, the sequence ATCTTGGTTTAACGCCACAGAGTATTTATAAGTTCGGAACGTACACTGTAAGAGCCAAAGAAGAAGAAGAAGCGAAACGCTTGATTGAAGACGCAAAAATTCTGGAAGAAACAGGCTGTTTCGCCATTGTGTTGGAAAAAGTTCCTGCCAAACTTGCTGCTCAGGTTGCACGCGAGATTCAGATTCCAATTATTGGAATTGGTGCAGGAAATGGCGTTGATGGACAAGTGTTGGTTACTCACGATATGTTGGGAATGAATCAGGAATTCAGTCCTCGCTTCCTGAGACGATATTTAAACTTGGCCGAGGATATGACAATGGCCGTCAAATCGTACATTTCGGATGTTCGCATTAAGGACTTCCCGAATGATAGCGAACAATACTGATCAACGATGTCGACAAAATCAATTGAAATCCTCTACGAGGACAATCATCTTATTGCTGTAAATAAACCTGCCGGGCTTCTCGTGCAAGGCGACATAACTGGCGATGAAACGTTGGCGGATCTTGTAAAGGCGTACATCAAAACATCGAAGAATAAACCTGGCGATGTGTACTTGGGAATCGTTCATCGCCTTGATAGGCCTGTGAGTGGTGTGGTTCTCTTTGCCAAAACTTCGAAAGCGCTGGTGAGGTTGAATAAAATGTTTGCGGAACGCGAAACGAAAAAAGTGTATTGGGCCGTGGTGACAAGACGACCGGAAGAAGAAACTGGAAAACTTGTTCATTGGCTTCGTAAAGATCAAGAAGCGAACCGAAGCAAGGCTTTTAATAATGAAGCAAAGCACACAAAATATGCTGAGTTGAATTATAAAATGATGCGTGGTTCAGACCGATACACACTATTGGAAGTGTATCCTAAAACGGGACGTCACCATCAAATTCGGGTTCAGCTTGCTAAGATCGGTTGCACGATAAAAGGTGACCTGAAATATGGAGCCCCAAGAAATAACGAAGACGCTTCCATTCACCTTCATGCGAGACGGCTTGAACTTGAACATCCGGTAACAAAAGTTGCGCTGAAAATTGTGGCCAACGTTCCGCTGGAAAATCTGTGGCAGGAATTCGCCAAGATGATGAAGTGATTTGCTTGCGTCCAAGCTTCCCTCCTAGCCTTCACGGTAATTAAGGAATAGTGAGCACTCGGCGGGAAAATCCATTCAACCTTTAACCAACCCTCCAAGCGCTCAACCATTCCAAATAACCCGCGAGGGTTATTCCATTATTTCATTTGCTGAACATTAGTTGGGTTTAAAATGAAACAACGCTACATTTTTCAACCCAAACCGATCCAGAACGATAGTACATTCTTCAATCAACTTATACTAAAAATGACTTTTCAAAATTCGAAGTATCTGATGATGTAAAAACTATAAGTGGAAAATGACAGCGTTATAATAGAACAGACGAATATTGCAGCCTTCATTCCAATAGGTATAGGATGTATGACCATTTCCACTTTTTTCTTATAAAAGAATGCACTTTTTACCACGGGCCAGATGTAAAAGACATTTACGATACTACCGAAAATTAAAAACCCTGCGGCCACATAGTTTCCGGTGTGAATTTCTTCTAACAGCATCATATCCTTACTATGAAATCCTGCAAGGAATGGAAAACCAGTTATTGAAGCCCCAAAAATTGCCACTGCAACAGCAAGCCACTTTGTATGAGGAGTAATCTTCGCTATTTCATCTGCCTTTAAGGTTTTATACAAACTATTGTAAGTACCCGCTACAAAAAACAACCCTGATTTAGCGATTGAGTGTGTGATGATATGCAACATTGCAGCGACAATAGCAGTGGGTGTTGCTACAAGTATTGCAATTATGATATACGAGATCTGTCCGATAGTAGAATAGGAAAAACGAACTTTTAGATCTTCCGATCTTAGCGCTTTAAAGGCAGTGTAAACTGCGGTTATCCCACATAAATAAATCAGCCAACCTCCTGTCCAGAAATTCGAAGTCAACTCTCGAAGAAACTCAAGACCATATACATACACCGCTAGTTTGGTTAAAATTATAACACCAGACTTGACTGCTCCTATGGAA encodes:
- a CDS encoding RluA family pseudouridine synthase is translated as MSTKSIEILYEDNHLIAVNKPAGLLVQGDITGDETLADLVKAYIKTSKNKPGDVYLGIVHRLDRPVSGVVLFAKTSKALVRLNKMFAERETKKVYWAVVTRRPEEETGKLVHWLRKDQEANRSKAFNNEAKHTKYAELNYKMMRGSDRYTLLEVYPKTGRHHQIRVQLAKIGCTIKGDLKYGAPRNNEDASIHLHARRLELEHPVTKVALKIVANVPLENLWQEFAKMMK